A single genomic interval of Caldisalinibacter kiritimatiensis harbors:
- a CDS encoding glycine betaine ABC transporter substrate-binding protein yields the protein MRRFTKIITLMLLVVLLGTVLFSGCSNQTEEKDTVKLAYVNWAEGVAMTNLMKAVLEEKMGYEVEMTMADPGVIFTSIANGDYDAFLDAWLPVTHESYLEKYKDDLVDLGYNFEGARIGLVVPEYVEINSIEELNSVKDKFNGEIIGIDSGAGIMNATNKAIEEYGLDYDLLAGSGPVMTASLKDAIDNNENIIVTGWKPHWKFARYDLKFLDDPKKVYGEVENIHTMARKGLEEDMPEVAELFRNFKLNDQQLGSLMGMIADSDEEPDVVAKKWMEENEELVNSWLPQE from the coding sequence ATGAGGAGATTTACAAAAATCATTACTTTAATGTTATTAGTAGTTTTATTAGGTACAGTATTATTCTCAGGATGTAGCAACCAAACTGAAGAAAAGGATACTGTCAAACTAGCATATGTTAACTGGGCTGAAGGTGTAGCCATGACTAATTTAATGAAGGCTGTATTAGAGGAAAAAATGGGATATGAAGTTGAAATGACAATGGCAGACCCAGGTGTTATTTTTACTTCTATAGCAAATGGAGATTATGATGCATTCTTAGATGCGTGGTTGCCAGTTACCCATGAAAGCTATTTAGAAAAATATAAGGACGATTTAGTGGATTTAGGATATAATTTTGAAGGAGCACGTATAGGATTAGTTGTACCTGAATATGTTGAAATTAATAGTATTGAAGAATTAAATTCAGTTAAAGATAAGTTTAATGGTGAAATTATTGGTATAGATTCAGGAGCAGGTATTATGAACGCTACAAACAAAGCTATTGAAGAGTATGGACTAGACTATGACTTACTTGCTGGTAGTGGTCCTGTAATGACTGCTTCTTTAAAAGATGCAATAGACAATAATGAGAACATTATTGTTACAGGATGGAAACCACATTGGAAATTTGCTAGATATGATTTAAAATTCCTAGATGACCCTAAAAAGGTTTATGGAGAAGTAGAAAACATCCATACAATGGCAAGAAAAGGATTAGAGGAAGATATGCCAGAGGTTGCAGAGCTTTTTAGAAACTTTAAATTAAATGACCAGCAATTAGGTAGTTTGATGGGTATGATAGCAGATAGTGATGAGGAGCCAGATGTTGTAGCTAAAAAATGGATGGAAGAAAACGAGGAATTAGTTAACAGTTGGTTACCACAAGAATAA
- a CDS encoding ABC transporter permease, which produces MIDLPIGSTFELIVEWLQNNLEPFFDAISNILTFIISGFENIFLFPPSIVIIIILSLLAWKLSDRRIAIFTFIGLGLIVGMELWEETMQTLALVIVSALVALLIGVPLGIWASRNNVVDRILRPILDFMQTMPAFVYLIPAVLFFKMGKVPGAVATVIFATPPVVRLTNLGIRQVPTDVIEAAKSFGSTSRQMLFKVQLPMALPTILAGVNQTIMLSLSMVVIAAMIGAKGLGEKVLTGITQLEIGLGFESGVSVVILAMILDRITQALGKTAE; this is translated from the coding sequence TTGATAGATTTACCTATTGGAAGTACATTTGAATTAATCGTTGAATGGTTACAGAATAATTTAGAGCCATTTTTCGATGCTATAAGTAATATATTAACTTTTATTATTTCTGGATTTGAGAATATTTTTTTATTCCCACCTAGTATTGTAATTATTATCATATTATCTCTTTTAGCTTGGAAGCTTTCAGATAGAAGGATTGCTATATTTACCTTTATAGGATTAGGCCTTATAGTTGGAATGGAGCTATGGGAAGAAACTATGCAGACTTTGGCTTTGGTTATAGTATCTGCATTAGTTGCACTTCTTATAGGAGTTCCTTTGGGAATTTGGGCTTCAAGGAATAATGTGGTAGACAGAATATTAAGACCTATTTTAGATTTTATGCAGACTATGCCGGCTTTTGTGTATTTAATTCCAGCAGTATTATTCTTTAAAATGGGGAAAGTACCTGGAGCAGTAGCAACTGTTATATTTGCTACTCCACCAGTTGTAAGACTTACGAATTTAGGGATACGTCAGGTTCCAACTGATGTTATTGAAGCTGCAAAATCATTTGGTTCGACATCAAGACAAATGCTTTTTAAAGTACAGTTACCGATGGCGTTACCAACAATATTAGCGGGTGTAAATCAGACAATAATGTTGTCACTATCTATGGTAGTTATTGCAGCAATGATTGGTGCTAAAGGACTTGGTGAAAAAGTATTAACTGGAATTACGCAGTTAGAGATTGGATTAGGTTTTGAAAGTGGTGTGTCTGTAGTAATACTTGCAATGATATTAGATAGAATAACTCAGGCTTTAGGAAAAACTGCTGAATAA
- a CDS encoding quaternary amine ABC transporter ATP-binding protein, translating to MYQVEVKNLYKVFGPHPKKVFSLLEKGLSKEEILVKTGNTIGVNDVSFKVKKGEFFVVMGLSGSGKSTLIRCLNRLIEPTSGEVLIDGDSIIKAEKDKLLEMRRKKIAMVFQKFGLFPHRSVLDNVEYGLEVQGVDEKARRKKAYEALELVGLKGYEKQMPHELSGGMQQRVGLARALATDPDILLMDEAFSALDPLIRTEMQEELLELQSRMHKTIIFITHDLDEALKLGDRIAVMKDGQVVQIGTPEGILTNPANEYVRDFVKDVNRSKVVSASSVMIKPDALVTTKDGPRVALKRMNEQKISSVYVTDKNRKLKGIVNVDDVAEMIKQKKTSLEEILVTDVPTTSPDTPIIDLMHLATDSQYPIAVIDDNNKLLGIIVRASLISGIVGEED from the coding sequence ATGTACCAGGTTGAGGTTAAAAATTTGTACAAGGTTTTTGGCCCCCATCCTAAAAAAGTATTTTCTTTGTTAGAGAAGGGTCTATCAAAGGAAGAAATACTTGTAAAAACTGGGAATACAATAGGGGTCAATGATGTAAGCTTTAAAGTTAAAAAAGGTGAATTCTTTGTAGTAATGGGATTATCAGGTAGTGGGAAATCCACATTGATTAGGTGCTTAAATCGCCTCATAGAACCGACATCAGGGGAAGTACTCATTGATGGTGATAGTATTATAAAGGCAGAAAAAGATAAACTATTAGAAATGCGCCGTAAGAAAATAGCTATGGTATTTCAAAAGTTTGGACTTTTTCCACATCGTAGCGTATTAGATAATGTTGAGTATGGTTTAGAAGTGCAAGGGGTTGATGAGAAAGCTAGAAGAAAAAAAGCATATGAAGCTTTAGAGTTAGTTGGACTAAAAGGATATGAAAAACAAATGCCTCATGAACTAAGTGGAGGTATGCAGCAGAGGGTAGGTTTAGCAAGAGCTTTAGCAACAGACCCAGATATTTTACTCATGGATGAAGCTTTTAGTGCATTAGACCCATTAATCAGAACTGAAATGCAAGAAGAATTGTTAGAATTACAGTCAAGAATGCACAAAACAATAATTTTCATTACACATGATTTAGATGAAGCGTTGAAACTAGGAGATAGAATTGCGGTTATGAAGGATGGACAAGTAGTTCAAATAGGAACTCCAGAAGGTATTCTTACTAATCCAGCTAATGAATATGTTAGGGATTTTGTTAAGGATGTAAATAGGTCAAAGGTAGTATCGGCTTCTTCAGTAATGATAAAACCGGATGCATTAGTAACTACTAAAGATGGTCCGAGAGTAGCGCTTAAAAGAATGAATGAACAGAAAATATCAAGTGTATATGTTACCGATAAAAATAGAAAGCTAAAAGGAATAGTAAATGTAGATGACGTTGCAGAAATGATTAAGCAAAAGAAAACTAGCCTTGAAGAAATTCTAGTCACAGATGTTCCTACCACATCTCCAGATACTCCAATAATTGATTTAATGCATTTGGCAACAGATTCCCAATATCCTATTGCTGTTATAGATGATAATAATAAATTATTAGGAATAATTGTTAGAGCTTCACTAATTTCTGGTATTGTAGGAGAGGAGGATTAA
- the sdaAB gene encoding L-serine ammonia-lyase, iron-sulfur-dependent subunit beta, protein MKNYSVFDILGPIMIGPSSSHTAGAARLGKVARYIVGTSFKSVTFYLHGSFAKTYKGHGTDRALVAGVLGMEPHDERLRNSLNIAKKRGINIEFIETDLGYAHPNTVKIVFTKEDDNKIEITGSSIGGGNILITNIDGYNVKFTGEYPTLFIRQYDKKGVISRVSTVLAQNDINIATMKVNRKDRGVEASMIIETDDELSNELVKELTKIENIISVRAINPIKEEV, encoded by the coding sequence ATGAAAAATTATAGTGTTTTTGATATATTAGGTCCTATTATGATAGGTCCATCTAGCTCTCATACAGCTGGAGCAGCTAGATTAGGAAAAGTAGCAAGATATATTGTAGGAACTAGCTTTAAGTCTGTAACCTTTTATCTTCATGGTTCCTTTGCAAAAACTTATAAAGGCCATGGTACTGATAGAGCCTTAGTAGCAGGCGTACTAGGTATGGAGCCCCATGACGAAAGGCTAAGGAATTCTTTAAATATTGCCAAAAAAAGGGGTATAAATATAGAATTTATTGAAACCGACTTAGGATATGCACATCCTAACACAGTGAAAATAGTTTTTACTAAAGAAGATGACAATAAAATTGAAATTACTGGTTCTTCAATTGGTGGAGGTAATATACTTATAACAAATATCGATGGTTATAATGTTAAGTTTACAGGTGAATATCCAACCCTTTTCATAAGACAATATGATAAAAAAGGAGTTATAAGCAGAGTTTCAACTGTACTAGCTCAAAATGATATAAACATCGCAACTATGAAAGTAAATCGTAAAGACCGCGGGGTAGAAGCTTCAATGATTATAGAAACCGACGATGAACTGTCAAATGAATTAGTAAAAGAACTAACTAAAATAGAAAATATAATATCAGTCAGAGCTATAAACCCAATTAAAGAGGAGGTTTAG